The following are encoded together in the Pseudomonas maumuensis genome:
- the ihfA gene encoding integration host factor subunit alpha translates to MGALTKAEMAERLYEELGLNKREAKELVELFFEEIRHALEDNEQVKLSGFGNFDLRDKRQRPGRNPKTGEEIPITARRVVTFRPGQKLKARVEAYAGTKP, encoded by the coding sequence ATGGGTGCTCTGACGAAAGCTGAGATGGCCGAAAGGCTGTACGAGGAGCTGGGGCTTAACAAGCGTGAGGCCAAGGAGCTGGTCGAGCTGTTTTTCGAAGAAATTCGGCACGCGCTTGAAGACAACGAGCAGGTCAAGTTGTCCGGTTTCGGCAACTTCGACCTTCGCGACAAACGCCAGCGGCCGGGCCGCAACCCTAAAACAGGGGAAGAGATCCCGATCACCGCGCGCCGCGTCGTCACCTTTCGTCCAGGGCAGAAGCTGAAAGCCCGGGTAGAGGCCTATGCTGGAACCAAGCCATAA
- a CDS encoding MerR family transcriptional regulator produces the protein MLEPSHNDELPPIPGKRYFTIGEVSELCAVKPHVLRYWEQEFTQLNPVKRRGNRRYYQRQDVLMIRQIRALLYDQGFTIGGARLRLSSDEVKDESSQYKQLIRQMIAELEDVLVVLKK, from the coding sequence ATGCTGGAACCAAGCCATAACGACGAGCTGCCCCCCATCCCGGGCAAACGCTACTTCACCATCGGTGAAGTCAGCGAGCTCTGTGCGGTAAAACCGCACGTGCTGCGCTACTGGGAGCAGGAATTCACGCAGCTCAACCCGGTGAAGCGCCGTGGCAACCGGCGGTATTATCAGCGCCAGGACGTGCTGATGATCCGCCAGATCCGCGCTTTGCTGTATGACCAGGGCTTTACCATTGGCGGAGCGCGGTTACGGCTCTCCAGTGATGAGGTCAAGGATGAGTCCAGCCAGTACAAGCAGCTGATTCGGCAGATGATTGCGGAGTTGGAGGATGTGTTGGTGGTGCTCAAGAAGTGA
- a CDS encoding colicin immunity domain-containing protein, translating into MSMVLIDLAKSFIRSEITADTFEAQFFEIWYQEGTSGLLAQDSQEIKDCLNELFDFAERYTSDADKKDYELDQEALSSEIKKTLTRCGLL; encoded by the coding sequence ATGAGCATGGTCTTAATAGATTTGGCCAAGTCGTTCATCCGATCGGAAATCACTGCAGACACCTTCGAGGCGCAGTTTTTTGAAATCTGGTACCAAGAGGGAACGTCAGGTCTTCTGGCACAGGACTCCCAGGAAATCAAAGACTGCCTAAATGAACTATTCGATTTTGCCGAACGCTACACATCCGATGCTGACAAAAAAGACTATGAATTGGATCAAGAGGCATTGAGTTCAGAAATCAAAAAAACATTAACGCGCTGCGGCCTCCTATAA
- the pheT gene encoding phenylalanine--tRNA ligase subunit beta has translation MKFSEQWLRGWVNPQVSRDELVARLSMAGLEVDSVTPAAGQFSGIVVGEILTTEQHPDADKLRVCQVSNGAETFQVVCGAPNARPGIKIPFAMIGAELPGDFKIKKAKLRGVESFGMLCSAAELQISEENDGLLELAADAPVGQDIRQYLNLDDASIEIGLTPNRGDCLSIAGLARDVSALYDVPVTRPVVPAVPAAHDEVRSVEVSAPAACPRYLGRVIRNVDLSKPTPLWMVERLRRSDVRSIDAAVDITNYVMLELGQPMHAFDLAEINGGIRVRMAEEGEKLVLLDGQEVALRADTLVIADHTRALAIAGVMGGEHSGVNTEKTRDLFLESAFFEPISVAGKARSYGLHTDASHRYERGVDSQLAREAMERATALVLEIVGGEAGPIVEAVSEQHLPNIAPITLRDERITQMLGMQMQAAQVEQLLNALELNTSANGAGEWTVTVPSHRFDVSLEVDLIEELARLYGYNNLPVRYPQARLAPQARPETRGELPNLRRLLVARGYQEAITYSFIDPKLFELFTPGVEPLLLANPISNDMAAMRASLWPGLVKAMQHNLNRQQDRVRLFESGLRFVGQLGDLKQQPMIAGVVTGSRLPEGWANGRDSIDFFDVKADVEALLGYSGALSDFTFAAGKHPALHPGQTARIERDGKEVGYLGAIHPELAKTLGLDRPVFVFELVLGDVVEGRLPKFSELSKFPETRRDLALIAGRDVASSSVLEVIRDNAGEWLTDLRLFDVYQGKGIDPDRKSLAVGLTWQHPSRTLNDDEVNETLQTILTSLEQRLNTTLRK, from the coding sequence ATGAAATTCAGTGAACAGTGGCTGCGCGGTTGGGTAAACCCGCAAGTCTCCCGTGACGAACTGGTCGCCCGCCTGTCCATGGCCGGCCTTGAAGTCGACAGCGTTACCCCCGCTGCCGGCCAGTTCAGCGGCATCGTGGTGGGCGAGATCCTCACCACCGAACAACACCCGGACGCCGACAAGCTGCGCGTGTGCCAGGTAAGCAACGGCGCAGAGACCTTCCAGGTGGTCTGCGGCGCCCCGAATGCCCGCCCAGGCATCAAGATCCCGTTCGCCATGATCGGCGCCGAACTGCCGGGCGACTTCAAGATCAAGAAGGCCAAGCTGCGCGGCGTCGAATCCTTCGGCATGCTCTGCTCGGCTGCCGAGCTGCAGATCAGCGAAGAGAACGACGGCCTGCTGGAGCTGGCGGCAGACGCCCCGGTTGGTCAGGACATCCGTCAGTACCTGAACCTGGACGACGCCAGCATCGAGATCGGCCTGACCCCGAACCGCGGCGACTGCCTGTCCATCGCCGGCCTGGCCCGTGACGTCAGCGCCCTGTACGACGTGCCGGTCACCCGCCCGGTGGTGCCAGCCGTACCGGCTGCCCACGACGAAGTGCGCTCGGTCGAAGTCAGCGCCCCGGCCGCCTGCCCGCGCTACCTGGGCCGCGTGATCCGCAACGTCGACCTGAGCAAGCCGACTCCGCTGTGGATGGTCGAGCGCCTGCGCCGCAGCGATGTGCGCAGCATCGACGCCGCCGTCGACATCACCAACTACGTGATGCTCGAACTCGGCCAGCCGATGCACGCCTTCGACCTCGCCGAAATCAACGGCGGCATCCGCGTGCGCATGGCCGAGGAGGGCGAGAAACTCGTCCTGCTGGACGGCCAGGAAGTTGCCCTGCGCGCCGACACCCTGGTAATCGCCGACCACACCCGCGCGCTGGCCATTGCCGGCGTGATGGGGGGCGAGCACAGCGGCGTCAACACCGAGAAGACCCGCGACCTGTTCCTCGAGAGCGCCTTCTTCGAGCCGATTTCCGTCGCCGGCAAGGCCCGTTCCTACGGCCTGCACACCGACGCCTCGCACCGCTACGAGCGCGGCGTGGACTCGCAACTGGCCCGTGAAGCCATGGAGCGCGCCACCGCCCTGGTGCTGGAGATCGTCGGCGGCGAGGCTGGCCCGATCGTCGAAGCCGTGAGCGAGCAGCACCTGCCGAACATCGCGCCGATCACCCTGCGCGACGAGCGCATCACCCAGATGCTTGGCATGCAAATGCAAGCCGCCCAGGTCGAGCAACTGCTCAACGCCCTGGAGCTGAACACCAGCGCCAACGGAGCAGGGGAGTGGACCGTTACGGTCCCAAGTCACCGCTTCGACGTCAGCCTGGAAGTCGACCTGATCGAAGAGCTGGCCCGTCTGTACGGCTACAACAACCTGCCGGTCCGTTACCCGCAGGCCCGCCTGGCCCCGCAAGCCCGCCCGGAAACCCGTGGCGAGCTGCCGAACCTGCGCCGCCTGCTGGTTGCCCGCGGCTACCAGGAAGCCATCACCTACAGCTTCATCGACCCGAAACTGTTCGAGCTGTTCACCCCAGGCGTCGAGCCGCTGCTGCTGGCCAACCCGATCTCCAACGACATGGCCGCCATGCGCGCCTCGTTGTGGCCGGGCCTGGTCAAGGCCATGCAGCACAACCTCAACCGCCAGCAAGACCGCGTGCGCCTGTTCGAAAGCGGCCTGCGCTTCGTCGGCCAGCTCGGTGACCTCAAGCAGCAACCGATGATCGCCGGCGTCGTCACCGGCAGCCGCCTGCCGGAAGGCTGGGCCAACGGCCGCGACAGCATCGACTTCTTCGACGTCAAAGCCGACGTGGAAGCCCTGCTGGGTTACTCCGGTGCCCTGAGCGACTTCACCTTCGCTGCCGGCAAGCACCCGGCCCTGCACCCCGGCCAGACCGCCCGCATCGAGCGCGACGGCAAGGAAGTCGGCTACCTCGGCGCCATCCACCCCGAGCTGGCCAAGACCCTCGGCCTCGACCGCCCGGTGTTCGTCTTCGAGCTGGTGCTCGGCGATGTAGTCGAAGGCCGCCTGCCGAAGTTCAGCGAACTGTCCAAGTTCCCGGAAACCCGTCGTGACCTGGCTTTGATCGCAGGACGTGATGTAGCTTCTAGCTCGGTGCTTGAAGTAATTCGTGACAATGCGGGCGAATGGCTCACAGACCTCAGGCTGTTTGACGTCTACCAGGGTAAAGGCATTGATCCTGATAGAAAAAGCCTGGCGGTCGGCTTGACCTGGCAACATCCATCGCGCACTCTTAACGACGATGAGGTGAATGAAACCCTGCAAACCATCCTCACCTCGCTTGAACAAAGGTTGAACACCACGTTAAGGAAATAA
- a CDS encoding carbohydrate kinase family protein, whose translation MYLVCGEALFDVFSLENSNRSSELGFTAIAGGSPFNVAVGLRRLGVESALFGGLSSDYLGARLRRVLEEERVDCRYVVTSAAPTTLAMVGLDANGSAQYQFRGEGCADRQVKLEHLPELDERVRGLHVGSYTLVVEPVADTLMALVERERDRRLISLDPNVRLNPQPDVALWRRQVEAFAGHAHVIKASEEDIDILYPGRETRDVARGWLNERCRLVFITHGAHGASVHCAHGSWQRPADTSLPVSDTVGAGDTFQAAVLACLSRLGKDNPAALATLDRTMIDAVLSYAIRAAAITCSRSGPVLPFERELTPLN comes from the coding sequence ATGTACCTGGTGTGTGGCGAGGCCCTGTTCGATGTCTTCAGCCTGGAAAACAGCAACCGCAGCAGCGAGCTGGGGTTTACCGCGATTGCCGGCGGGTCGCCGTTCAACGTCGCCGTCGGCCTGCGCCGGCTGGGCGTGGAATCGGCGTTGTTCGGCGGGTTGTCCAGCGACTACCTCGGTGCCCGATTGCGGCGGGTGCTGGAAGAGGAACGGGTGGACTGCCGCTATGTGGTGACCAGCGCTGCGCCGACCACCCTGGCCATGGTCGGGCTGGATGCCAATGGCTCGGCGCAGTATCAGTTTCGCGGTGAAGGGTGTGCGGATCGGCAGGTGAAACTGGAGCATCTACCCGAGCTGGATGAGCGTGTGCGGGGGTTGCATGTGGGCTCTTACACCCTTGTGGTGGAGCCCGTGGCCGATACGCTGATGGCGCTGGTGGAGCGCGAGCGGGACCGGCGCTTGATCAGCCTTGATCCGAATGTGCGGCTCAATCCGCAGCCGGATGTGGCGCTGTGGCGGCGCCAGGTGGAAGCCTTTGCCGGGCATGCGCATGTGATCAAGGCCAGTGAGGAAGACATCGACATCCTCTATCCAGGTCGAGAGACGCGTGACGTGGCCCGAGGCTGGTTGAACGAACGCTGCAGGCTGGTGTTCATCACCCATGGTGCTCACGGTGCCAGCGTGCATTGCGCCCATGGGTCATGGCAGCGGCCGGCGGATACTTCGTTGCCGGTTAGCGACACAGTGGGTGCTGGTGATACTTTCCAGGCGGCGGTGCTTGCCTGCCTGTCGCGGCTGGGCAAGGACAACCCAGCAGCGTTGGCAACGCTCGATCGCACAATGATCGACGCAGTACTGAGTTACGCAATCCGTGCTGCAGCGATTACCTGTTCACGGTCTGGGCCGGTACTGCCGTTCGAACGCGAGCTGACACCCTTGAACTGA
- the pheS gene encoding phenylalanine--tRNA ligase subunit alpha, producing MENLDALVAQALEAVERAEDITTLEQIRVQYLGKKGELTQVMKTLGNLPAEERPKVGALINDAKERVTDVLNARKAAFEEAELNARLAAECIDVTLPGRGQTTGGLHPITRTLERIEQFFTHIGYGIAEGPEVEDDYHNFEALNIPGHHPARAMHDTFYFNANMLLRTHTSPVQVRTMESTQPPIRIVCPGRVYRCDSDITHSPMFHQVEGLLVDRGINFADLKGTIEEFLRVFFEKELAVRFRPSFFPFTEPSAEVDIQCVMCSGKGCRVCKQTGWLEVMGCGMVHPNVLRMSGIDPEEYQGFAFGMGAERLAMLRYGVNDLRLFFDNDLRFLAQFR from the coding sequence TGAAGACATCACTACCCTGGAACAGATCCGGGTCCAATATCTCGGCAAGAAAGGCGAGCTGACCCAGGTGATGAAGACCCTGGGCAACCTGCCAGCCGAAGAGCGCCCCAAGGTCGGCGCGCTGATCAACGACGCCAAGGAACGCGTCACCGACGTGCTCAACGCACGCAAGGCCGCCTTTGAAGAGGCCGAGCTCAACGCTCGCCTGGCCGCCGAATGCATCGACGTGACCCTGCCAGGCCGTGGCCAGACCACCGGCGGGCTGCACCCGATCACCCGTACCCTCGAGCGCATCGAGCAGTTCTTCACCCACATCGGCTACGGCATCGCCGAAGGCCCCGAGGTCGAAGACGACTACCACAACTTCGAAGCGCTCAATATCCCCGGCCACCACCCGGCCCGGGCGATGCACGACACCTTCTACTTCAACGCCAACATGCTGCTGCGCACCCACACCTCGCCGGTCCAAGTGCGCACCATGGAAAGCACCCAGCCGCCGATCCGCATCGTCTGCCCAGGCCGTGTGTACCGTTGCGACTCGGATATCACCCACTCGCCGATGTTCCACCAGGTCGAAGGCCTGCTGGTCGATCGCGGCATCAACTTCGCCGACCTCAAGGGCACCATCGAAGAGTTCCTGCGGGTGTTCTTCGAGAAAGAACTGGCGGTGCGCTTCCGCCCGTCGTTCTTCCCCTTCACCGAGCCGAGTGCCGAAGTCGACATCCAGTGCGTGATGTGTTCCGGCAAGGGCTGCCGCGTGTGCAAGCAAACTGGCTGGCTGGAAGTGATGGGCTGCGGCATGGTCCACCCGAACGTGCTGCGCATGTCTGGCATCGACCCGGAAGAGTACCAGGGCTTCGCCTTCGGCATGGGCGCCGAGCGCCTGGCCATGCTGCGCTATGGCGTCAACGATTTGCGTCTGTTCTTCGACAACGACCTGCGGTTCTTGGCTCAATTCCGCTAG